In Clostridia bacterium, a single window of DNA contains:
- the lspA gene encoding signal peptidase II gives MRGSGAAWAAAMAVLAFALDFATKRIVERAMSLGETIPLVPGVFDLTYVRNSGAAFSMLQGHAPLLILVTFVVFVLMAFYWRELSALGPVAQAGAGLVGGGAVGNLVDRIRYGEVVDFLHLHLWPVFNVADLSVVVGGLLVAWSVFRGPATEEERHGS, from the coding sequence TTGCGCGGAAGCGGGGCGGCTTGGGCGGCGGCGATGGCCGTTCTGGCCTTCGCGCTCGACTTTGCGACCAAGCGGATCGTCGAGCGGGCGATGAGCCTCGGCGAGACGATTCCGCTAGTGCCGGGCGTGTTCGACCTGACCTACGTCCGCAACTCGGGCGCGGCCTTCAGCATGCTGCAGGGTCACGCGCCGCTGCTCATCCTCGTCACCTTCGTCGTGTTCGTGCTGATGGCGTTCTACTGGCGGGAACTCTCCGCCCTGGGTCCCGTGGCGCAGGCCGGCGCCGGACTTGTCGGCGGCGGCGCCGTGGGCAATCTCGTCGACCGCATCCGCTACGGCGAAGTCGTCGACTTTCTGCACCTTCACCTTTGGCCGGTCTTCAACGTCGCCGACCTGAGCGTGGTGGTCGGCGGGCTGCTGGTGGCGTGGTCCGTGTTCCGTGGCCCGGCGACGGAGGAGGAACGGCATGGCTCCTGA
- a CDS encoding NUDIX hydrolase: MRVYEALLRYPSGTTQRYVYRKPGGDVVSVVALTERGTYLLVRQYRFPVDDWTIELPAGAVEPGETPEEAAKRELLEETGHLAGAWQRLGTVLQSPAASDLLHHYFLARDCRRVAPVKADELEPVECVEWSEDQVRQALVGDRPLSMQVHAGLALAWLCLGRLP, translated from the coding sequence ATGCGCGTGTACGAGGCGCTGTTGCGCTACCCGTCCGGGACGACGCAGCGGTACGTCTACCGCAAGCCGGGCGGCGATGTCGTCTCCGTGGTGGCGTTGACGGAGCGCGGCACGTACCTCCTCGTCCGGCAGTACCGCTTCCCGGTGGACGACTGGACGATCGAGCTGCCGGCGGGCGCCGTGGAGCCCGGCGAGACGCCGGAGGAGGCGGCGAAGCGCGAGTTGCTGGAGGAGACGGGCCACCTCGCGGGCGCCTGGCAGCGCCTGGGGACGGTCCTGCAGAGCCCGGCGGCGAGCGACCTGCTCCACCACTACTTTCTGGCCCGGGACTGCCGGCGCGTGGCGCCCGTAAAGGCCGACGAGCTCGAACCCGTGGAGTGCGTCGAGTGGTCCGAGGATCAGGTGCGGCAGGCCCTCGTCGGGGATCGTCCCCTCTCGATGCAGGTTCACGCCGGCCTGGCGCTCGCCTGGCTGTGCCTCGGCCGGCTGCCGTGA
- a CDS encoding TraR/DksA C4-type zinc finger protein, translating to MDAQVRAHFRRRLLQRAEELRRRRRSLEEGSLGQSFGDTLGELSTYDNHPADLGSELQFRSQDLAFRAEADGALERVQAALARLDDGTYGLCLRCGRGIDRERLEALPEAELCVACQEAAEAEARPGGRPAEEAALSPPFGRTFTDGTDNAAFDGEDAWQAVARYGSSDTPSDVQPEDPRPLEYPDVYVDAGEPVGAAQTVDLAPMEDVAFEWVDAGARIEDLGEGRAIAYVEDLDPEALGDLPASDVMVDDVASPRDEDAETRH from the coding sequence ATGGATGCCCAGGTACGCGCGCATTTCCGCCGCCGTCTTCTGCAACGGGCCGAGGAACTCCGCCGCCGGCGGCGGTCGCTGGAGGAAGGGAGCCTCGGCCAGTCGTTTGGCGACACGCTGGGCGAACTGTCCACGTACGACAACCACCCCGCCGACCTCGGCAGCGAGCTCCAGTTCCGCTCGCAGGACCTGGCCTTCAGGGCCGAGGCGGACGGCGCGCTGGAGCGCGTGCAGGCGGCCCTTGCGCGTCTCGACGACGGCACGTACGGCCTCTGCCTGCGGTGCGGCCGCGGCATCGACCGCGAGCGCCTTGAGGCGCTGCCGGAAGCGGAACTGTGCGTCGCCTGCCAGGAGGCCGCGGAGGCCGAGGCGCGCCCGGGCGGCCGCCCTGCGGAGGAGGCGGCGCTCTCGCCGCCGTTCGGGCGCACGTTCACCGACGGCACGGACAACGCCGCATTCGATGGAGAGGACGCGTGGCAGGCCGTTGCGCGCTACGGCTCGTCCGACACGCCGAGCGACGTCCAACCGGAGGACCCGCGCCCGCTCGAATACCCCGACGTGTACGTCGACGCCGGCGAGCCCGTGGGCGCGGCGCAGACGGTCGACCTCGCTCCCATGGAGGACGTCGCCTTCGAATGGGTCGACGCGGGCGCCCGCATCGAAGACCTGGGCGAGGGCCGCGCGATCGCATACGTGGAGGACCTTGATCCGGAGGCGCTGGGCGATCTTCCCGCAAGCGACGTCATGGTGGACGACGTCGCCTCCCCTCGCGACGAGGACGCGGAAACGCGCCATTGA
- a CDS encoding alkaline phosphatase family protein: MSLLFVFVDGVGYAPCGPRNPLHEPGLPRLTAAAGHPPCGPEAEPGLLHAAPDGRAAVALLDANLGVDGLPQSGTGQAALFGGFNAARMEGRHVPAFPTRAIREALERANLFKSVQARGGRPVFLNAYRSAFFDGERPRHARLSCTTAAYAATGLPFRTVADLTAGRAVAFDITGAYLREFEPDVPLRTPEEAGTIAGRVAVDEADLAVFEYFLTDRAGHLQDERFAAEVLDALDRFIGAAWSVLAPRGGRLFVTSDHGNLEDLTVRTHTRNPVPAVALGPGAAAALSGARSIDEVPRRLLEWSARSETH; encoded by the coding sequence GTGAGCCTGCTCTTCGTCTTCGTCGACGGCGTGGGGTACGCGCCGTGCGGGCCGCGGAATCCCCTGCACGAGCCCGGCCTGCCCCGCCTGACCGCGGCAGCCGGTCACCCGCCCTGCGGGCCGGAGGCGGAACCGGGCCTGTTGCACGCCGCGCCCGACGGCCGGGCCGCCGTCGCGCTCCTCGACGCCAACCTGGGCGTGGACGGCCTGCCGCAGAGCGGCACCGGACAGGCGGCCCTGTTCGGGGGGTTCAACGCGGCACGGATGGAAGGGCGGCACGTGCCGGCCTTTCCGACGCGCGCCATCCGGGAGGCGCTGGAACGGGCGAACCTCTTCAAGTCCGTACAGGCGCGCGGCGGCCGTCCCGTCTTCCTCAACGCGTACCGCTCGGCCTTCTTCGACGGAGAGCGGCCGCGGCACGCCCGCCTGTCGTGCACGACGGCCGCCTACGCGGCCACCGGGCTGCCGTTCCGCACCGTCGCCGACCTCACCGCCGGGCGCGCCGTCGCCTTCGACATCACCGGGGCCTACCTGAGGGAGTTCGAGCCGGACGTCCCGCTGCGCACGCCAGAAGAGGCGGGGACCATCGCCGGCCGCGTGGCCGTGGATGAAGCCGACCTGGCCGTGTTCGAGTACTTTCTCACCGATCGGGCGGGGCATCTTCAGGACGAGCGGTTCGCCGCGGAAGTGCTCGACGCGCTCGACCGGTTCATCGGCGCGGCGTGGTCCGTGTTGGCGCCGCGCGGCGGGCGGCTCTTCGTGACGAGCGATCACGGCAACCTTGAGGATCTGACCGTGCGCACGCACACGCGGAATCCGGTGCCCGCGGTGGCGCTGGGTCCCGGCGCCGCCGCCGCGCTGTCCGGTGCCCGCTCCATCGACGAGGTCCCCCGGCGTCTCCTCGAATGGTCCGCGCGAAGCGAGACACACTGA